Proteins encoded in a region of the Helicobacter sp. 11S03491-1 genome:
- a CDS encoding ShlB/FhaC/HecB family hemolysin secretion/activation protein, with protein MKFFWFFLIVLKVLWASNTNSELQNQNRILDLLEKQKEQNYIQEQLQYPDKYKSDDQGEIKEFEDNKEYIFSHISIQSQIKIPKTLIKMLANYQNKPLKKQDIFEIIKKTSEYYIKKGYTTTLVTIKSGNVKTGKLVLEVKLGYINHIEIKNSKYSNIRVFDAFPIGKNDILDIYALDQGIENLNNGGYYYQMRVEPSQKLDYSNILIEEFKTPGGISIGFNNSSTIDKGSFRSVLGLNQYNLLGINDTLSLNYMERFIHRRNKNKESIYSANYTLPFRYWKFLYSASYTDSYTDIQAQFGSYSNKSENLRNTFKIQRVLHRNKTAKTTVYAELKLRGQKNKINEVLIEINSKKYTALGIGIEHVNKLFGGNLYLDIEYLRGVPFFGGYKDTKNSIFKAQYNKLNLSASWQKYLYYGNYVALMYRLNVGASYSGDELYYADKFFIGDQYTVRGFKESSLALDKGGYISQTITLKPVYLQGSIWNLEPFFGLDYGGGRDYGLSHNDHIAGVAFGVNYFWKIISLGVTISQPLMRSKDMPAEFVPIYFNLNIFM; from the coding sequence TTGAAATTTTTTTGGTTTTTTTTGATTGTCTTGAAAGTATTATGGGCCAGTAATACGAATTCGGAGTTACAAAATCAAAATCGAATATTGGATCTATTAGAAAAACAAAAGGAGCAAAATTATATTCAAGAGCAACTTCAGTATCCTGATAAATACAAAAGTGACGATCAAGGTGAAATCAAAGAATTTGAAGATAATAAAGAATATATCTTTTCACATATAAGTATCCAAAGTCAAATTAAAATTCCTAAAACTCTTATCAAAATGTTAGCAAACTATCAAAATAAGCCTTTAAAAAAACAAGATATTTTTGAAATCATAAAAAAAACAAGTGAATATTATATTAAAAAAGGCTATACCACCACACTTGTTACGATAAAATCCGGCAATGTCAAAACAGGTAAATTAGTTTTGGAAGTAAAACTTGGTTATATCAATCATATAGAAATTAAAAATTCTAAATATTCTAATATAAGGGTTTTTGATGCCTTTCCAATTGGCAAAAATGATATCCTTGATATTTATGCTCTTGATCAGGGGATTGAGAACCTTAACAATGGGGGTTATTATTATCAGATGCGAGTTGAACCAAGTCAAAAGTTGGATTATTCGAATATCTTAATTGAAGAATTTAAAACACCCGGTGGGATCAGCATAGGATTCAATAATAGCTCTACGATAGATAAAGGATCTTTTAGATCGGTATTGGGATTGAATCAATATAATTTATTAGGGATTAATGACACGCTTTCGTTGAATTATATGGAACGCTTTATCCATCGTCGTAACAAAAACAAAGAAAGTATTTATTCAGCTAACTATACGCTTCCTTTTAGGTATTGGAAATTTTTATATTCAGCGAGTTATACAGATAGCTATACAGATATTCAAGCACAATTTGGGAGTTATAGTAATAAAAGTGAAAATCTAAGGAATACTTTTAAAATCCAAAGAGTTTTGCATAGAAATAAAACTGCAAAAACAACTGTTTATGCAGAGCTTAAGCTTCGGGGACAAAAAAATAAAATCAATGAGGTATTAATTGAAATTAATAGCAAAAAATATACAGCCTTAGGGATTGGTATTGAACATGTCAATAAATTATTTGGGGGGAATTTGTATTTAGATATTGAATATTTAAGGGGAGTTCCTTTTTTTGGTGGTTATAAAGACACAAAAAATTCTATTTTCAAAGCACAATACAATAAACTTAATCTGAGCGCTTCTTGGCAAAAATATCTTTATTATGGGAACTATGTGGCTTTGATGTATCGGCTAAATGTTGGGGCAAGCTATAGTGGCGATGAATTGTATTATGCAGATAAGTTTTTCATTGGGGATCAATATACAGTGAGGGGTTTTAAGGAAAGCTCTTTGGCTCTTGATAAAGGGGGATATATATCCCAGACCATTACCTTAAAACCAGTTTATTTGCAAGGGAGTATTTGGAATTTAGAGCCATTTTTTGGTCTTGATTATGGAGGGGGCAGAGATTATGGTTTGAGTCATAATGACCATATTGCAGGAGTTGCTTTTGGAGTCAATTATTTTTGGAAAATTATCAGTTTAGGGGTAACAATTTCTCAACCTCTTATGCGATCTAAGGATATGCCGGCAGAATTTGTACCAATTTATTTTAATTTAAATATTTTTATGTGA
- a CDS encoding N-6 DNA methylase produces MKKLLDCFEYLKRYHIDVLDTISIMLELFILKIQNPQAIKSLIQRDTKKEFIYGKLQISIQTLIKSSFYVKINPNVNILKILKTIDQISLDNKTIEQFLHTITQKKTANKLYYYSTPLEINQLLISLLDIQTDDEIYNPCYGIGSVFLSIANITDKIHLYGEELDERLSNIAHLIAQVTQIKDAKLYVNDILKQPIFKTKNGFERFDKVLCNPPLYAHMGIEYLKEDERFGKMGILVKNYPELVFLTHALAHLKKRGVFIIRNQTLQKSSLEEKLRERLCKEKMIEAVIELPKNIFPHQNHEFSILVISPNNENILHINANNEYFYQKDGKYNRLLHVDEIANIFKKKLKTPYSTLTPLSQVQIHDLRAQTYLNKHHRLEHTHTLQSLQVEIFRGQRVYGSPKDKTITYYDVGIADFKPYGFTQSFDNKKFSGDILKIKKYALKSYDILLSLRGISPKIALLGEIDCICVANAGIITLRTKDKKTAISLYCYFFSTQGENALKKIYEQSGENTVNIENLYQLSIPKYYGDDSQKTFSTLEELGKKLQSIENQIRKLKENS; encoded by the coding sequence ATGAAAAAACTACTGGATTGTTTTGAATATTTAAAGCGTTATCACATTGATGTGCTTGATACAATTAGTATCATGCTTGAACTCTTTATTCTCAAAATCCAAAATCCCCAAGCTATCAAATCTCTTATCCAAAGAGATACAAAAAAAGAATTCATTTATGGCAAACTCCAAATTTCTATTCAAACTCTTATCAAGTCTTCTTTTTATGTCAAAATTAATCCTAATGTCAATATTTTAAAAATTCTGAAAACTATTGATCAAATCTCTTTAGACAACAAAACCATTGAACAATTTCTCCATACCATCACCCAAAAAAAAACCGCTAATAAGCTTTATTATTATTCTACTCCCCTGGAAATCAATCAACTTCTCATTTCCCTTCTGGATATACAAACAGATGATGAAATTTATAACCCATGCTATGGAATTGGAAGTGTATTTTTAAGCATTGCCAATATAACCGATAAAATACATCTTTATGGGGAAGAACTTGATGAAAGACTTTCTAATATTGCTCATCTTATCGCTCAAGTAACTCAAATCAAAGATGCCAAACTTTATGTCAATGATATTCTCAAACAACCTATTTTTAAAACCAAAAATGGCTTTGAACGCTTTGATAAAGTGCTTTGTAACCCCCCGCTATATGCTCATATGGGAATAGAATATCTCAAAGAAGATGAACGATTTGGCAAAATGGGGATTTTAGTTAAAAACTATCCTGAACTTGTATTTTTAACCCATGCGCTTGCTCATCTGAAAAAAAGAGGTGTATTTATCATTCGCAACCAAACTCTTCAAAAATCTTCTCTGGAAGAAAAACTTCGCGAACGTTTATGTAAAGAAAAGATGATTGAGGCTGTCATTGAACTGCCCAAAAATATTTTTCCTCATCAAAATCATGAATTTTCCATCCTTGTAATTTCTCCAAACAATGAAAACATTTTACATATCAATGCCAATAATGAATACTTTTATCAAAAAGATGGTAAATATAATCGTTTGTTGCATGTTGATGAAATCGCAAATATTTTTAAAAAAAAACTAAAAACCCCATACTCTACACTCACCCCTCTTTCTCAAGTCCAAATCCATGATTTAAGAGCACAAACTTACCTCAACAAGCACCATAGACTAGAACATACTCACACTCTCCAATCATTACAAGTAGAGATCTTTAGAGGGCAAAGAGTTTATGGCAGTCCAAAAGATAAAACTATCACTTATTATGATGTAGGGATTGCTGATTTTAAACCTTATGGATTTACACAATCTTTTGATAATAAAAAATTCTCTGGAGATATTCTAAAAATCAAAAAATATGCCCTTAAATCCTATGATATTCTTCTTTCTTTGAGGGGCATCTCACCAAAAATAGCTCTACTGGGCGAGATTGATTGTATCTGTGTAGCCAATGCAGGGATTATCACCCTAAGAACAAAAGATAAAAAAACCGCTATCAGTCTTTATTGTTATTTTTTCTCTACACAAGGCGAAAATGCTCTAAAAAAAATCTATGAACAAAGCGGCGAAAATACCGTTAACATAGAAAATCTATACCAATTAAGTATTCCAAAATATTATGGTGATGATTCTCAAAAAACTTTTAGCACGCTTGAAGAATTAGGGAAAAAACTCCAATCCATAGAAAATCAGATACGAAAACTTAAAGAAAATTCATGA
- a CDS encoding acyltransferase: MKTFQSQIKDVIYGNNVCVIMPSNLYGCTLGNNVFVGPFVEIQRDACIGENTRIQSHSFICSLVSIGKDCFIGHGVMFVNDLFENGYLAPNEQSWKKTIIANRVYIGSNATILPISICDDVVIGAGSVVTKDIIKPGIYAGNPAKKLRDLKNKNSVCK; this comes from the coding sequence ATGAAAACCTTTCAATCCCAAATAAAAGATGTCATTTATGGAAATAATGTTTGTGTAATTATGCCTTCTAATCTTTATGGTTGCACACTTGGCAACAACGTATTTGTAGGTCCGTTTGTAGAAATCCAAAGAGATGCTTGCATTGGTGAAAATACAAGAATTCAAAGTCATAGTTTTATTTGTTCTCTTGTAAGCATTGGTAAAGATTGTTTTATCGGGCATGGAGTGATGTTTGTCAATGATCTTTTTGAAAATGGCTACCTTGCACCCAATGAACAAAGCTGGAAAAAAACAATTATCGCCAATCGTGTCTATATAGGATCAAATGCCACTATATTGCCTATATCTATCTGTGATGATGTTGTGATTGGCGCAGGCAGTGTTGTTACCAAAGATATTATAAAACCCGGAATCTATGCGGGTAACCCTGCAAAAAAATTACGTGATTTAAAAAATAAGAATTCTGTATGCAAGTAG